The stretch of DNA ACTAACTTTGAGAGACATATCCATCTATATGCAGAAACACCAACAATGGTAGAAGCACAAAAGTTGTGCGAGAGGCCAAGTGGGACTTGGTCCGGAGTCTGTGGAAACAGTAACGCGTGCAAGAATCAATGCATTAATCTTGAGAAAGCACGACATGGATCTTGCAACTATGTTTTCCCAGCTCACAAATGTATCTGCTACTTCCCATGTTAAACTACCAAAAACGTTTAGTGCTcgaatgtgtgtgtgtgtatttttataaaataagtaagCATCACTCATAGAGTGATCTTATACATGTATACCAGACATCTTGATGTTGTTGGTTTgttataataagataattaagCTTTTACGTACGACGTACTACTGTTTTTTCTCGTCCATATTTGTTTGCAAGACTGCAACACAAGGTACACAGCCATTATGTGGGAATAAAGATAGAGAACTCGGAGAATATAATATACTGTTGATGATCTCTTTTTAGTTTCCGATATAAAACCTTAAGAAGAACTTTCCCATAAAAATTAACTGAGTACAGTAATAAAGATTATATATTCAgcttatatataaagagaacTCAATAGATAACATCATCTCCAATTTTATAACAAAGCTATTTTAGCTAACTAataaaacatcagaaaagaTGCGGTGTATTGAGTAATGAGACTGAGTGACTGATTGTTCATGCTAGCAACTTATTATGttgttataagaaaaaattctatatatatatatatatcctcattCCAAGATgtgtattttggtttttataaaaagaactTTTAATTTGATGGAGTATGAACCAGCATGGCATAAATTTCGTGCACCCATATTAAATTTTCTCAAGCTAGTTAGAATCTGAAGTTGGATTTGTTCTGTGTACCACACCGTATGCTATTCATTACTGAATACTGTAACAACATATCTGtgttttgattcttaaaaaaaattctccctCTTTATCAGGTCTTTAATTATACTCCCGTTTTAGTATCATGTTTTACAAAATTCTAACTTCTATGCAAATTGTTActaataaaaatgatattttgtgactattATTCTATTAATATTTgcggttaaaaaaaaatattggttgaTGAATCATTTTAacaactttaaagtttaaaatacgtGCATTTAACtaaaaggttttatattttcaaacgTTGGGAGTAACAAATATCTGTTTCATTTTTGACAAtgtaaactttttaatattttttgtgtttgattgttaaTTGCTTTTTCTTAAATTCTATCTTCTTAAAGTCTAAAGAATTACCTTTGACTATTCTAGTTTGAGGTTGATTCAAATAAGTAATAAACCACTCAATAAATGTATTACATATGGCCCAATGTCTGGACTCTCGAccatgtttttaaatttgagtaCGAAGCAATGCCTGTTTCGTTAGACGCAAAGACCTAAGCGCCATCTGTATTGGTCTTGTTCGCACTTGTCAAACTTTAGCACTATGCTGTTAACAAATGTTGAAATTGAATGAGAGAAGCCGACAAAACTGGAACTTAAGCCTTATCTACTCAACTAATTACGTAGAACAATTTTGCAAGTTATAATAACTTAGGCCATATTGCCCTGTTACGTACGGGGCTTAGATATTTGTTACTTGTAATAACTTAGGCCATATCGCCCTGCTACGTACGGGGCTTAGatatttgtatttgttcattttattattatatatttattttctcatttgatTTATAATGTTCAcgatttcttttttgtcaaaatatatatgatattattgttaaaatatctTAGCCTGAGAAGGACATTTCTCCAGGGTAGACCTCTTCGGATTCAACTTATAGTGCACCTTTGATAAGTTTccaaaataaattggtaatctCTTGTTCTGTGGATAATCATACACCAGTCACACAATATTGGTCACCTTAACAAATTCACTCACTCAACACTGTAAAACACCTTAATCCAACTTATTCGTCCATGTGACAACAATAAATGGTCTAATCCGCCGGCACTGATGTGATACTGATGACAATCATAATGGGCCTAAATTCGCTACTGGGCCTGAAGTGAGCCTTCGTGTTATTGTCTTTTCTATCTTGcagttgtgtttatgtttttgtcttttgtggtATGGGCCTTATGTATGACACTCCATAtcgctttgtttttgttttgtttttttgttttctgttttttttttttttttttttttttttttttttttttttNAGTTTTTCTACCAACAGAAAAGCAAACTGTGTTAAACTCgtataaaagaataataaaagtctgaaattttatttgttgtaaGAATTAGAATGAATGGGTAAAAAAGTGGTTTTGGTGAAGAGTAGGTAGAAGCGTAGAGCTAACTCTAACCCCTTTACTTTAATATTACATATGATTGCTTATTATAGATCATATGAATAGAAAAATTGCTGACATTTTGATCCGTCGATCTATTTTCGAAGAAAGTGATAATGCGACTGTATAATTTGGATAAATTAAAATGTGGGACAGTTCATGATGTGTCATATGCTCATTGGTAGGTTGAACGAGAGAGTTGAGCACGTTCTTGTAAGATTTTTGCGATTCTTATATATGTCgtaaagatgaagaaaactcATTAGATTACATGTAgtataaaacccaaaacaaaaagcactcttgacaaaaaaaaaaaacaaaactacataataaaatatgaaagagATTTGACAATAAAAAGGAATGAAATGGTGCCGTAACACTAAGTAGCACGTTCTTGACGAGAGTCGTCTCAATCCAATGATTAGTTTTAATTTCATGCCTCCCCATAGTTTGGTCGATTATACTTTActctttgatttatcttaaattataaatctttatttatttgctgtcttcttctaatattttttatgtagaTGATCAAATTagaaaactttttcttttttttttttggtttaaaaaataaataaaataaaatccatgTTTACTAGtgaattaggttttttttttgtgtggttgtTTGGGCTATctaagaagaaaatattaatttcataatgttcatataataaataaaaaaacctcaATATATAAcgtaaaaataatcataatgcATTCAAATTCATAAATTAAAgtgcaaaaaaattaatactagtatatattttgtaaagtgGGGTGAGTGTAAATGATAAGGTGTTGTTTGGTGTAGCATTAGCTGGCATAAGGTTGTATGAAAAGCTCATCTCAAAGTCACACCAACggcccaaaaacaaaaagaccagaaaacaaaataaagaaacaaaaatttaaagcaaatatttttttttcttttttctcattcttcttcttctgccattatctctctctctctctctctcatcgaTTTCAATTTGCTACTTTCGAATTTTTTGCTCGTGTTGTGTGGGATTGGAGAGTTCggatttagggtttcttctttGAGTGAGTAAAGGTTGTGTCTTTTGTGGTTC from Camelina sativa cultivar DH55 chromosome 9, Cs, whole genome shotgun sequence encodes:
- the LOC104713246 gene encoding defensin-like protein 1 yields the protein MAKAATIVTLLFAALVFFAALETPTMVEAQKLCERPSGTWSGVCGNSNACKNQCINLEKARHGSCNYVFPAHKCICYFPC